One genomic segment of Melospiza melodia melodia isolate bMelMel2 chromosome 22, bMelMel2.pri, whole genome shotgun sequence includes these proteins:
- the CAMSAP1 gene encoding calmodulin-regulated spectrin-associated protein 1 isoform X1 gives MPRGAAPGPPRPPRLRGWRRRAAMVDVDVCAGGDSTRRKMDALTDSAVEIVPLELYDSARAKIAANLQWICAKAYGIDNVPEELKDPFYIDQYEQEHIKPPVIKLLLSSELYCRVCSLILKGDQVAALQGHQSVIQALSRKGIYVMESDDTPVAESDLGSAPIKMSSHMAMIDALMMAYTVEMISIEKVVASVKRFSTFSASKELPYDLEDAMVFWINKVNLKMREITEKEIKLKQQLMESPGHQKSPSKWYWKLVPVRYRRDHLSSRQLPYFPVLEDLMKDGSDGAALLAVIHYYCPEQMKLDDICLKEVTSIADSLYNIQLLREFSNEYLNKCFYLTLEDMLYAPLVLKPNVMVFIAELFWWFENVKPDFVQPRDIQEIKDVKAVMQQKSSRPPVPISNATKRSFLATPASPSPAELQPPAQAAPEACSRYYLHPEDPDYLGKGGSPAFSPSHPLLPLRQKQQKSLQGEDSPGHRHRSNSLTRVDGQPRGAVLAWPEKKPRPLSQPTPFALHHSASTDVDPGSGDSISLARSISKDSLASNIVNVTPKNQPHPPSVKANGKSLLNNVEMEDEDEELIAIIRSEERPNRGDPEVQNAAARVPSIVATAWSPKTNSDPADSKAESFYLEPLMPAVLKPAKEKQVINKEDECGEGKQRSFATKRLNEGHLSLIRKKATSSHGEHDLNRTFTPISSSDFTPVADASSADAMALGEAGIEASRPLASSSLDPSSQELSTGGFFLHAAKADDEITSKVNVSYGKGLSLHVQDTTWTMVRHDSEPDLLDMEDADQDLVAIDNHPVVTKYIGEEESAKLQEDMKVKEHEDKDDASGRSSPCLSTISQVSSVSMASGSVRMTSFAERKLQRLNSYETKSSTSSSQKTTPDGSESCPAPLTTWKQKREQSPNRQNKDNVNLLASELVQLHMQLEEKRRAIEAQKKKMEALSARQRLKLGKAAFLHVVKKGKSPDGPQPVKPEHFAKEFSRHNGEDLDEVSLGSKSEEFLVKEEEREEMLNDSQEVAKKMQESLAFAEQHKAKDPAAIHDMEKSKIISVALLEDNVTEADINECDLSIEKLNETISTLQQAILKISQQQELLMKSPTVPSPGTRSNSQDQKVKPSIHFVEPLSPTGMNSLRKPPRLGQGRTPRPGRPSELKVPKDRQQNSARVKTPTPSLENLPHLRPFPPNSLAKTPTEVGLESSPDHGSGSQEKCFFDTYRLHDESNQRALVLSTSKDANILSEMGKEVNNSFKETGLNSSDGSGKENVPVDEPLRSKANLIEVDLSDLKAPDEGELENQDSSADMISEGDQKSGVGFFFKDEQKAEDELAKKRAAFLLKQQRKAEEARLRKQQLEAEVEQKRDEARRKAEEDRIRKEEEKARRELIKQEYLRKKQQQILEEQGLGKPKSKPKKPRPKSVHREESYSDSGTKCSSTPDNLSSAQSGSSLSLASAATTEPESVHSGGTPSQRVESMESLPILSRNPSRNTERDWENASTASSIASVAEYTGPKLFKEPSSKSNKPIIHNAISHCCLAGKVNEPHKNSILEELEKCDANHYIILFRDAGCQFRALYCYYPDTEEIYKLTGTGPKSITKKMIDKLYKYSSDRKQFNVIPAKTMSVSVDALTIHNHLWQAKRPAVPKKGQTRK, from the exons ACAACGTCCCGGAGGAGCTGAAGGACCCGTTCTACATCGACCAGTACGAGCAGGAGCACATCAAGCCCCCGGTGATcaagctgctgctctccagcGAGCTCTACTGCCGCGTGTGCAGCCTCATCCTCAAGGGGGACCaggtggcagctctgcagggacaccAGTCCGTGATCCAGGCGCTGTCTCGCAAGGGGATTTACGTCATGGAGAGCGATGATACACCTGTGGCTGAGTCTGATCTGGGCTCTGCACCAATCAAAATG AGTTCTCATATGGCAATGATTGATGCCCTTATGATGGCCTACACTGTAGAAATGATCAGCATTGAGAAGGTGGTTGCCAGTGTCAAGCGTTTCTCTACATTCAGTGCCTCAAAAGAACTGCCCTATGATTTAGAGGATGCCATGGTTTTCTGGATTAACAAG gTGAACCTTAAAATGAGAGAGATAACAGAGAAAGAgattaaattaaaacaacaacTAATGGAAAGTCCAGGGCATCAAAAG TCTCCTTCCAAATGGTATTGGAAATTAGTACCT GTGCGTTACAGAAGGGACCACCTCTCCAGCAGGCAGTTACCCTATTTCCCTGTGCTGGAAGATCTGATGAAGGATGGTAGTGATGGTGCTGCTCTTCTAGCTGTGATTCACTATTATTGTCCAGAGCAAATGAAACTGGATG ATATCTGTTTGAAGGAGGTGACATCAATTGCAGACAGCCTCTATAACATTCAGCTCTTGAGAGAATTCTCAAATGAGTACCTAAACAAATGCTTTTACCTCACCTTGGAGGACATGTTGTATGCTCCTTTGGTTTTAAAG ccTAATGTCATGGTGTTCATTGCAGAACTCTTCTGGTGGTTTGAGAATGTCAAACCAGACTTTGTACAGCCAAGAGATATCCAGGAAATAAAGGATG tcAAGGCAGTGATGCAGCAGAAGAGCAGCCgcccccctgtccccatctccaaCGCCACCAAGCGCAGCTTCCTGGCcactcctgccagccccagccctgcagagctgcagcccccagcccaagCAGCCCCTGAGGCCTGCAGCAGGTACTACCTGCACCCCGAGGATCCTGACTACCT TGGCAAAGGAGGAAGCCCTGCCTTCAGCCCTTCCCATCCACTGCTGCCTTTGaggcaaaagcagcaaaaatctTTACAGGGAGAAGACAGCCCTG GCCATCGGCACCGTTCGAATTCTCTGACCCGCGTTGATGGGCAGCCACGAGGGGCAGTTCTGGCATGGCCAGAGAAGAAACCCAG GCCTCTGTCTCAGCCAACACCATTTGCTCTTCATCATTCTGCCAGTACTGATGTGGACCCTGGCTCTGGTGACAGCATTAGCCTGGCCAGGTCCATCAGCAAGGACAGTCTTGCTTCCAACATTGTCAATGTAACCCCCAAAAATCAGCCCCACCCTCCATCAGTGAAAGCTAATGGGAAGAGTTTGCTGAACAATGTAGAAAtggaggatgaagatgaagagcTCATTGCAATCATCAGATCTGAAGAAAGGCCAAACCGTGGTGACCCTGAGGTGCAGAATGCAGCAGCCAGGGTGCCCAGCATAGTGGCCACAGCGTGGTCTCCAAAAACAAACAGTGACCCTGCAGACAGCAAAGCTGAGAGTTTTTACCTGGAGCCTTTAATGCCTGCAGTCCTGAAGCCAGCCAAGGAGAAACAGGTCATCAATAAAGAGGATGAGTGTGGGGAGGGGAAACAGAGGAGTTTTGCAACCAAGAGGTTAAATGAAGGACACTTGTCTTTGATCCGCAAGAAAGCCACGAGTAGTCATGGTGAGCATGACCTCAATAGGACTTTTACTCCCATTTCTAGCTCTGATTTCACTCCAGTTGCAGATGCCAGTTCTGCAGATGCAATGGCCCTGGGGGAAGCAGGTATAGAAGCTTCCAGACCTTTGGCCAGTAGCAGTTTAGATCCTTCCTCTCAGGAGCTATCCACTGGAGGATTCTTTCTTCATGCTGCTAAAGCTGATGATGAGATAACAAGTAAAGTCAATGTGAGTTATGGGAAAGGTCTCAGCCTGCATGTTCAGGATACAACCTGGACCATGGTGAGACACGACTCAGAGCCGGATCTCTTGGACATGGAAGATGCTGACCAGGATTTGGTGGCCATAGACAACCATCCCGTAGTCACTAAGTACATTGGTGAGGAGGAGTCTGCCAAGCTGCAGGAGGACATGAAGGTGAAGGAGCACGAGGACAAGGACGACGCCAGTGGCCGCTCCAGCCCCTGCCTGAGCACCATCTCTCAGGTGAGCAGCGTGTCCATGGCCAGCGGCAGTGTCCGCATGACCAGCTTTGCAGAGAGGAAGCTGCAGAGGCTCAACAGCTACGAGACCAAGTCCAGCACCAGTAGctcccaaaaaaccaccccagaTGGGTCAGAAAGCTGCCCTGCACCACTGACCACGTGGAaacagaagcgagagcagagccCCAACAGGCAGAACAAGGACAATGTGAATCTTTTAGCTTCGGAGCTGGTGCAGCTCCACATGCAGCTGGAAGAGAAGCGCAGGGCCATAGAGGCTCAGAAGAAGAAGATGGAAGCCTTATCAGCGAGGCAGAGGCTAAAATTGGGCAAGGCAGCTTTCCTGCATGTTGTTAAAAAAGGGAAGTCTCCTGATGGTCCGCAACCTGTTAAACCAGAACATTTTGCAAAGGAATTTTCCCGGCACAATGGGGAAGATTTAGATGAAGTTTCTTTGGGTTCCAAATCCGAGGAGTTTCTTGTGAAAGAGGAGGAGAGAGAAGAAATGCTCAATGATTCTCAAGAAGTAGCAAAAAAAATGCAGGAAAGCCTGGCTTTTGCTGAGCAACACAAAGCAAAAGACCCTGCTGCTATACATGATATggaaaaaagtaaaattatttctgttgctcTCCTAGAAGACAACGTGACCGAAGCAGATATAAATGAATGTGATCTTTCTATCGAGAAGCTGAATGAAACAATCAGCACCCTGCAGCAGGCCATCCTAAAGATatcccagcagcaggagctgctcatgaAATCTCCAACAGTGCCATCCCCAGGAACCAGAAGTAACTCTCAGGACCAAAAGGTGAAGCCTTCAATTCATTTTGTTGAGCCCCTGTCTCCAACTGGAATGAACAGCCTGCGGAAGCCGCCGCGCCTCGGCCAAGGAAGGACTCCCCGGCCAGGAAGGCCCTCAGAGCTGAAAGTCCCTAAGGACAGGCAGCAGAATTCAGCACGTGTTAAAACCCCAACTCCCAGCCTAGAAAACCTTCCACATCTGAGGCCTTTCCCACCCAACAGCTTGGCAAAGACACCCACAGAAGTGGGACTGGAAAGcagccctgaccatgggagtggTTCCCAAGAGAAGTGTTTCTTTGATACCTATAGACTCCATGATGAGAGCAATCAAAGGGCACTTGTTCTCTCCACCTCCAAAGATGCAAATATTCTATCTGAAATGGGCAAAGAGGTGAATAACAGCTTCAAGGAAACAGGGTTGAATTCTTCTGATGGCTCAGGAAAAGAAAATGTCCCAGTGGATGAGCCCCTGAGAAGCAAGGCCAATCTCATTGAAGTAGATTTGTCTGACTTAAAAGCTCCAGATGAAGGAGAACTTGAAAACCAGGATAGCTCTGCGGATATGATTAGTGAAGGTGATCAGAAGTctggtgtgggttttttcttcAAG GATGAACAGAAGGCAGAGGACGAGCTGGCCAAGAAGCGAGCAGCGTTCCTCCTGAAGCAGCAGCGCAAGGCCGAGGAGGCGCGGCTGCggaagcagcagctggaggctgaGGTGGAGCAGAAAAGGGATGAGGCTCG CCGCAAAGCTGAGGAGGACCGGATACGGAAAGAAGAGGAGAAGGCTCGGCGAGAGCTCATCAAGCAGGAATATCTGAGGAAAAAACAGCAGCAAATTTTGGAGGAGCAAGGGCTTGGGAAGCCCAAATCCAAGCCTAAAAAACCCAGGCCAAAGTCAGTCCATCGTGAGGAATCTTACAGTGATTCAGGCACCAAGTGTTCTTCCACAC CTGATAATTTGAGCAGTGCTCAGTCTGGTTCCAGTCTGTCTTTGGCCTCAGCAGCAACAACTGAGCCTGAAAGTGTTCACTCTGGTGGCACTCCCTCTCAGAG AGTTGAATCAATGGAGTCCTTACCCATTCTGAGCAGAAATCCCAGCAGAAACACAGAGAGAGACTGGGAGAATGCTTCCACGGCATCTTCTATTGCTTCAGTGGCAGAATACACAG GTCCAAAATTATTTAAGGAGCCCAGCAGCAAATCCAACAAACCCATTATTCACAATGCTATATCTCACTGCTGTCTTGCTGGAAAAGTGAACGAACCACATAAGAACTCAATATTAGAG gagctggagaaaTGTGATGCCAACCACTACATCATCCTGTTCCGCGACGCCGGCTGCCAGTTCCGAGCACTTTACTGCTACTACCCCGACACGGAGGAGATCTACAAGCTCACTGGGACGGGGCCAAAGAGCATCACCAAGAAAATGATTGATAAACTCTATAAGTACAGCTCGGACAGAAAACAGTTTAACGTGATCCCAGCCAAAACCATGTCAGTGAGCGTGGACGCCCTCACCATCCACAACCACTTGTGGCAGGCCAAGCGACCCGCAGTGCCAAAGAAGGGCCAGACTCGGAAATGA
- the CAMSAP1 gene encoding calmodulin-regulated spectrin-associated protein 1 isoform X2 produces MPRGAAPGPPRPPRLRGWRRRAAMVDVDVCAGGDSTRRKMDALTDSAVEIVPLELYDSARAKIAANLQWICAKAYGIDNVPEELKDPFYIDQYEQEHIKPPVIKLLLSSELYCRVCSLILKGDQVAALQGHQSVIQALSRKGIYVMESDDTPVAESDLGSAPIKMSSHMAMIDALMMAYTVEMISIEKVVASVKRFSTFSASKELPYDLEDAMVFWINKVNLKMREITEKEIKLKQQLMESPGHQKVRYRRDHLSSRQLPYFPVLEDLMKDGSDGAALLAVIHYYCPEQMKLDDICLKEVTSIADSLYNIQLLREFSNEYLNKCFYLTLEDMLYAPLVLKPNVMVFIAELFWWFENVKPDFVQPRDIQEIKDVKAVMQQKSSRPPVPISNATKRSFLATPASPSPAELQPPAQAAPEACSRYYLHPEDPDYLGKGGSPAFSPSHPLLPLRQKQQKSLQGEDSPGHRHRSNSLTRVDGQPRGAVLAWPEKKPRPLSQPTPFALHHSASTDVDPGSGDSISLARSISKDSLASNIVNVTPKNQPHPPSVKANGKSLLNNVEMEDEDEELIAIIRSEERPNRGDPEVQNAAARVPSIVATAWSPKTNSDPADSKAESFYLEPLMPAVLKPAKEKQVINKEDECGEGKQRSFATKRLNEGHLSLIRKKATSSHGEHDLNRTFTPISSSDFTPVADASSADAMALGEAGIEASRPLASSSLDPSSQELSTGGFFLHAAKADDEITSKVNVSYGKGLSLHVQDTTWTMVRHDSEPDLLDMEDADQDLVAIDNHPVVTKYIGEEESAKLQEDMKVKEHEDKDDASGRSSPCLSTISQVSSVSMASGSVRMTSFAERKLQRLNSYETKSSTSSSQKTTPDGSESCPAPLTTWKQKREQSPNRQNKDNVNLLASELVQLHMQLEEKRRAIEAQKKKMEALSARQRLKLGKAAFLHVVKKGKSPDGPQPVKPEHFAKEFSRHNGEDLDEVSLGSKSEEFLVKEEEREEMLNDSQEVAKKMQESLAFAEQHKAKDPAAIHDMEKSKIISVALLEDNVTEADINECDLSIEKLNETISTLQQAILKISQQQELLMKSPTVPSPGTRSNSQDQKVKPSIHFVEPLSPTGMNSLRKPPRLGQGRTPRPGRPSELKVPKDRQQNSARVKTPTPSLENLPHLRPFPPNSLAKTPTEVGLESSPDHGSGSQEKCFFDTYRLHDESNQRALVLSTSKDANILSEMGKEVNNSFKETGLNSSDGSGKENVPVDEPLRSKANLIEVDLSDLKAPDEGELENQDSSADMISEGDQKSGVGFFFKDEQKAEDELAKKRAAFLLKQQRKAEEARLRKQQLEAEVEQKRDEARRKAEEDRIRKEEEKARRELIKQEYLRKKQQQILEEQGLGKPKSKPKKPRPKSVHREESYSDSGTKCSSTPDNLSSAQSGSSLSLASAATTEPESVHSGGTPSQRVESMESLPILSRNPSRNTERDWENASTASSIASVAEYTGPKLFKEPSSKSNKPIIHNAISHCCLAGKVNEPHKNSILEELEKCDANHYIILFRDAGCQFRALYCYYPDTEEIYKLTGTGPKSITKKMIDKLYKYSSDRKQFNVIPAKTMSVSVDALTIHNHLWQAKRPAVPKKGQTRK; encoded by the exons ACAACGTCCCGGAGGAGCTGAAGGACCCGTTCTACATCGACCAGTACGAGCAGGAGCACATCAAGCCCCCGGTGATcaagctgctgctctccagcGAGCTCTACTGCCGCGTGTGCAGCCTCATCCTCAAGGGGGACCaggtggcagctctgcagggacaccAGTCCGTGATCCAGGCGCTGTCTCGCAAGGGGATTTACGTCATGGAGAGCGATGATACACCTGTGGCTGAGTCTGATCTGGGCTCTGCACCAATCAAAATG AGTTCTCATATGGCAATGATTGATGCCCTTATGATGGCCTACACTGTAGAAATGATCAGCATTGAGAAGGTGGTTGCCAGTGTCAAGCGTTTCTCTACATTCAGTGCCTCAAAAGAACTGCCCTATGATTTAGAGGATGCCATGGTTTTCTGGATTAACAAG gTGAACCTTAAAATGAGAGAGATAACAGAGAAAGAgattaaattaaaacaacaacTAATGGAAAGTCCAGGGCATCAAAAG GTGCGTTACAGAAGGGACCACCTCTCCAGCAGGCAGTTACCCTATTTCCCTGTGCTGGAAGATCTGATGAAGGATGGTAGTGATGGTGCTGCTCTTCTAGCTGTGATTCACTATTATTGTCCAGAGCAAATGAAACTGGATG ATATCTGTTTGAAGGAGGTGACATCAATTGCAGACAGCCTCTATAACATTCAGCTCTTGAGAGAATTCTCAAATGAGTACCTAAACAAATGCTTTTACCTCACCTTGGAGGACATGTTGTATGCTCCTTTGGTTTTAAAG ccTAATGTCATGGTGTTCATTGCAGAACTCTTCTGGTGGTTTGAGAATGTCAAACCAGACTTTGTACAGCCAAGAGATATCCAGGAAATAAAGGATG tcAAGGCAGTGATGCAGCAGAAGAGCAGCCgcccccctgtccccatctccaaCGCCACCAAGCGCAGCTTCCTGGCcactcctgccagccccagccctgcagagctgcagcccccagcccaagCAGCCCCTGAGGCCTGCAGCAGGTACTACCTGCACCCCGAGGATCCTGACTACCT TGGCAAAGGAGGAAGCCCTGCCTTCAGCCCTTCCCATCCACTGCTGCCTTTGaggcaaaagcagcaaaaatctTTACAGGGAGAAGACAGCCCTG GCCATCGGCACCGTTCGAATTCTCTGACCCGCGTTGATGGGCAGCCACGAGGGGCAGTTCTGGCATGGCCAGAGAAGAAACCCAG GCCTCTGTCTCAGCCAACACCATTTGCTCTTCATCATTCTGCCAGTACTGATGTGGACCCTGGCTCTGGTGACAGCATTAGCCTGGCCAGGTCCATCAGCAAGGACAGTCTTGCTTCCAACATTGTCAATGTAACCCCCAAAAATCAGCCCCACCCTCCATCAGTGAAAGCTAATGGGAAGAGTTTGCTGAACAATGTAGAAAtggaggatgaagatgaagagcTCATTGCAATCATCAGATCTGAAGAAAGGCCAAACCGTGGTGACCCTGAGGTGCAGAATGCAGCAGCCAGGGTGCCCAGCATAGTGGCCACAGCGTGGTCTCCAAAAACAAACAGTGACCCTGCAGACAGCAAAGCTGAGAGTTTTTACCTGGAGCCTTTAATGCCTGCAGTCCTGAAGCCAGCCAAGGAGAAACAGGTCATCAATAAAGAGGATGAGTGTGGGGAGGGGAAACAGAGGAGTTTTGCAACCAAGAGGTTAAATGAAGGACACTTGTCTTTGATCCGCAAGAAAGCCACGAGTAGTCATGGTGAGCATGACCTCAATAGGACTTTTACTCCCATTTCTAGCTCTGATTTCACTCCAGTTGCAGATGCCAGTTCTGCAGATGCAATGGCCCTGGGGGAAGCAGGTATAGAAGCTTCCAGACCTTTGGCCAGTAGCAGTTTAGATCCTTCCTCTCAGGAGCTATCCACTGGAGGATTCTTTCTTCATGCTGCTAAAGCTGATGATGAGATAACAAGTAAAGTCAATGTGAGTTATGGGAAAGGTCTCAGCCTGCATGTTCAGGATACAACCTGGACCATGGTGAGACACGACTCAGAGCCGGATCTCTTGGACATGGAAGATGCTGACCAGGATTTGGTGGCCATAGACAACCATCCCGTAGTCACTAAGTACATTGGTGAGGAGGAGTCTGCCAAGCTGCAGGAGGACATGAAGGTGAAGGAGCACGAGGACAAGGACGACGCCAGTGGCCGCTCCAGCCCCTGCCTGAGCACCATCTCTCAGGTGAGCAGCGTGTCCATGGCCAGCGGCAGTGTCCGCATGACCAGCTTTGCAGAGAGGAAGCTGCAGAGGCTCAACAGCTACGAGACCAAGTCCAGCACCAGTAGctcccaaaaaaccaccccagaTGGGTCAGAAAGCTGCCCTGCACCACTGACCACGTGGAaacagaagcgagagcagagccCCAACAGGCAGAACAAGGACAATGTGAATCTTTTAGCTTCGGAGCTGGTGCAGCTCCACATGCAGCTGGAAGAGAAGCGCAGGGCCATAGAGGCTCAGAAGAAGAAGATGGAAGCCTTATCAGCGAGGCAGAGGCTAAAATTGGGCAAGGCAGCTTTCCTGCATGTTGTTAAAAAAGGGAAGTCTCCTGATGGTCCGCAACCTGTTAAACCAGAACATTTTGCAAAGGAATTTTCCCGGCACAATGGGGAAGATTTAGATGAAGTTTCTTTGGGTTCCAAATCCGAGGAGTTTCTTGTGAAAGAGGAGGAGAGAGAAGAAATGCTCAATGATTCTCAAGAAGTAGCAAAAAAAATGCAGGAAAGCCTGGCTTTTGCTGAGCAACACAAAGCAAAAGACCCTGCTGCTATACATGATATggaaaaaagtaaaattatttctgttgctcTCCTAGAAGACAACGTGACCGAAGCAGATATAAATGAATGTGATCTTTCTATCGAGAAGCTGAATGAAACAATCAGCACCCTGCAGCAGGCCATCCTAAAGATatcccagcagcaggagctgctcatgaAATCTCCAACAGTGCCATCCCCAGGAACCAGAAGTAACTCTCAGGACCAAAAGGTGAAGCCTTCAATTCATTTTGTTGAGCCCCTGTCTCCAACTGGAATGAACAGCCTGCGGAAGCCGCCGCGCCTCGGCCAAGGAAGGACTCCCCGGCCAGGAAGGCCCTCAGAGCTGAAAGTCCCTAAGGACAGGCAGCAGAATTCAGCACGTGTTAAAACCCCAACTCCCAGCCTAGAAAACCTTCCACATCTGAGGCCTTTCCCACCCAACAGCTTGGCAAAGACACCCACAGAAGTGGGACTGGAAAGcagccctgaccatgggagtggTTCCCAAGAGAAGTGTTTCTTTGATACCTATAGACTCCATGATGAGAGCAATCAAAGGGCACTTGTTCTCTCCACCTCCAAAGATGCAAATATTCTATCTGAAATGGGCAAAGAGGTGAATAACAGCTTCAAGGAAACAGGGTTGAATTCTTCTGATGGCTCAGGAAAAGAAAATGTCCCAGTGGATGAGCCCCTGAGAAGCAAGGCCAATCTCATTGAAGTAGATTTGTCTGACTTAAAAGCTCCAGATGAAGGAGAACTTGAAAACCAGGATAGCTCTGCGGATATGATTAGTGAAGGTGATCAGAAGTctggtgtgggttttttcttcAAG GATGAACAGAAGGCAGAGGACGAGCTGGCCAAGAAGCGAGCAGCGTTCCTCCTGAAGCAGCAGCGCAAGGCCGAGGAGGCGCGGCTGCggaagcagcagctggaggctgaGGTGGAGCAGAAAAGGGATGAGGCTCG CCGCAAAGCTGAGGAGGACCGGATACGGAAAGAAGAGGAGAAGGCTCGGCGAGAGCTCATCAAGCAGGAATATCTGAGGAAAAAACAGCAGCAAATTTTGGAGGAGCAAGGGCTTGGGAAGCCCAAATCCAAGCCTAAAAAACCCAGGCCAAAGTCAGTCCATCGTGAGGAATCTTACAGTGATTCAGGCACCAAGTGTTCTTCCACAC CTGATAATTTGAGCAGTGCTCAGTCTGGTTCCAGTCTGTCTTTGGCCTCAGCAGCAACAACTGAGCCTGAAAGTGTTCACTCTGGTGGCACTCCCTCTCAGAG AGTTGAATCAATGGAGTCCTTACCCATTCTGAGCAGAAATCCCAGCAGAAACACAGAGAGAGACTGGGAGAATGCTTCCACGGCATCTTCTATTGCTTCAGTGGCAGAATACACAG GTCCAAAATTATTTAAGGAGCCCAGCAGCAAATCCAACAAACCCATTATTCACAATGCTATATCTCACTGCTGTCTTGCTGGAAAAGTGAACGAACCACATAAGAACTCAATATTAGAG gagctggagaaaTGTGATGCCAACCACTACATCATCCTGTTCCGCGACGCCGGCTGCCAGTTCCGAGCACTTTACTGCTACTACCCCGACACGGAGGAGATCTACAAGCTCACTGGGACGGGGCCAAAGAGCATCACCAAGAAAATGATTGATAAACTCTATAAGTACAGCTCGGACAGAAAACAGTTTAACGTGATCCCAGCCAAAACCATGTCAGTGAGCGTGGACGCCCTCACCATCCACAACCACTTGTGGCAGGCCAAGCGACCCGCAGTGCCAAAGAAGGGCCAGACTCGGAAATGA